GTGGGCCGGCTCACCCTGGTGCGAACATTTGCCAAGTCAGATCTTCTGCGCACCATGAGCTTTGTTTCTATACCAGCCCTAGTGGCGCCCATGCTCGGACCCATCGCCGGAGGTCTCATCGTCGGGTATCTTCACTGGCGCTTCATTTTCTTCCTTAATATTCCAATTGGACTCACGGGTTTGATCCTGGTTTATTTGCATTTGCCGGACTACCGCGAAGAGCGGACCCCTCCGCTCGATGTTGTCGGGCTCATCCTCTTCGGTTCTGGGGTCGCATTACTGTCTTATGTGCTGGAGATATTCGGCGAGCACACTCTGAGCACAGGCGCGATGTCCGGATTGCTGGTGCTGTCCATTGCCTTGCTTGCCGGATACGGAATCCACGGGAGCAGTCTTCCGTTCCCTTTGCTGAAGCTCAGGCTATTCCGCATTCGCACGTTCCGCGCCGCCGTAAGCGGCAGCTTCTTCACTCGTCTTGGAATAGGCGGAGTGCCATTTCTCCTGCCGCTCCTCTATCAGGTAGGCTTGGGCTTCACCCCGATCCAGTCCGGTCTGCTCGTCATGCCCCAAGCAATCGCCTCCATGAGCATGAAAGCAATGATGCCACGAATTCTGCGTCGTATCGGGTATCGTGGCGTGCTCATCTCCAACACTTTAATTCTCGGTGTCCTTCTGATGGTGTTTGCAACGATCGGTCTGCGAACGCCTGTTTGGGCCATCGTGCTGGAGGCTTTCCTTTACGGAGCGTTCACGTCGCTGCAATACACGAGCATGACTACGCTCGCATTCGCCGACATCGCCGAAGAAGACGCCAGCAGCGCAAGTTCCATCGCAAGCACCATGCAGCAGATGTCGATCAGCTTCGGCGTAGCGGCGGCGGGGCTAGCCACAGCGTTTTTCGTTCCCAGCACGCACTCCGATCCGACTGAAATGATTCATGGAATCCATAAGTCTCTCATTGCTCTCGGGATCTTGACCATCTTATCGACGATTGTCTTCCGCAGTTTGAGGAGCGGCGAT
This is a stretch of genomic DNA from Terriglobales bacterium. It encodes these proteins:
- a CDS encoding MFS transporter, with product VGRLTLVRTFAKSDLLRTMSFVSIPALVAPMLGPIAGGLIVGYLHWRFIFFLNIPIGLTGLILVYLHLPDYREERTPPLDVVGLILFGSGVALLSYVLEIFGEHTLSTGAMSGLLVLSIALLAGYGIHGSSLPFPLLKLRLFRIRTFRAAVSGSFFTRLGIGGVPFLLPLLYQVGLGFTPIQSGLLVMPQAIASMSMKAMMPRILRRIGYRGVLISNTLILGVLLMVFATIGLRTPVWAIVLEAFLYGAFTSLQYTSMTTLAFADIAEEDASSASSIASTMQQMSISFGVAAAGLATAFFVPSTHSDPTEMIHGIHKSLIALGILTILSTIVFRSLRSGDGDDVSLHKVLHPGG